One stretch of Pseudomonas azotoformans DNA includes these proteins:
- a CDS encoding DHA2 family efflux MFS transporter permease subunit produces MSNNASFTPPSLLMATIGLSLATFMQVLDTTIANVALPTISGNLGVSSEQGTWVITSFAVSNAIALPLTGWLSRRFGEVKLFLWATMLFVLASFLCGISSSMPELIAFRVIQGLVAGPLYPMTQTLLIAVYPPARRGMALALLAMVTVVAPIAGPILGGWITDSYSWPWIFFINVPIGIFAVMVVRSQLKKRPVQTSYQPMDYVGLLSLIVGVGALQIILDKGNDLDWFESNFIIVGAAISVIALAVFIIWELTDKHPVVNLKLFAYRNFRIGTIVLILGYAGFFGINLILPQWLQTQMGYTATWAGLAVAPIGILPVLMSPFVGKYAHKFDLRLLAGLAFLAIGLSCFMRAGFTNEVDFQHIALVQLFMGIGVALFFMPTLSILMSDLPPHQIADGAGLATFLRTLGGSFAASLTTWIWIRRADQHHAYMSENMTTYDSATRDALQALGGAGQKAYTQLDQILTSQAYMMSTVDYFTLLGWMFMGLMLLVWLAKPPFTAKAGPAASGH; encoded by the coding sequence ATGAGCAATAACGCCTCCTTCACGCCACCCAGCCTGTTGATGGCCACTATTGGCCTGTCGCTGGCGACCTTTATGCAGGTGCTCGACACCACCATCGCCAACGTGGCGTTGCCGACCATTTCCGGCAACCTGGGCGTGAGTTCGGAGCAGGGCACCTGGGTCATCACCTCGTTTGCGGTGAGCAACGCGATTGCCTTGCCGCTGACCGGCTGGCTGAGCCGGCGGTTTGGCGAGGTGAAGCTGTTCTTGTGGGCGACGATGCTGTTTGTGCTGGCCTCGTTCCTCTGTGGTATTTCCTCGTCGATGCCCGAGCTGATCGCCTTCCGCGTCATACAAGGCCTGGTGGCCGGGCCGTTGTACCCGATGACCCAGACGCTGCTGATCGCCGTCTACCCGCCGGCGAGGCGAGGCATGGCCCTGGCGTTGCTGGCGATGGTTACGGTGGTGGCGCCGATTGCCGGGCCGATCCTCGGCGGCTGGATTACTGACAGCTACAGCTGGCCGTGGATTTTCTTCATCAACGTGCCCATCGGCATCTTTGCGGTGATGGTGGTGCGTTCGCAGTTGAAGAAACGCCCGGTGCAGACCAGTTATCAGCCGATGGACTACGTCGGGTTGCTGAGCTTGATCGTCGGGGTTGGCGCATTGCAGATCATTCTCGACAAGGGCAATGACCTGGACTGGTTCGAATCCAACTTCATTATCGTGGGCGCGGCGATTTCGGTGATTGCCCTGGCGGTGTTCATCATCTGGGAACTCACCGACAAACACCCGGTGGTCAACCTGAAGCTGTTCGCCTACCGCAACTTCCGCATCGGCACCATCGTATTGATCCTGGGGTACGCGGGTTTCTTCGGCATCAACCTGATCCTGCCGCAGTGGTTGCAGACCCAGATGGGCTACACCGCGACCTGGGCGGGCCTGGCGGTGGCGCCGATTGGTATTTTGCCGGTGCTGATGTCGCCGTTCGTGGGCAAGTACGCGCACAAATTCGACCTGCGCCTGCTGGCGGGCCTGGCCTTCCTGGCGATTGGCTTGAGCTGCTTCATGCGCGCAGGCTTCACCAATGAGGTGGACTTCCAGCACATCGCCCTGGTGCAGCTGTTCATGGGGATTGGCGTGGCGCTGTTCTTCATGCCGACCTTAAGCATCTTGATGTCCGACCTGCCGCCGCACCAGATTGCCGATGGCGCGGGCCTGGCCACGTTCCTGCGTACCCTGGGCGGCAGCTTCGCGGCGTCGCTGACCACCTGGATCTGGATTCGCCGGGCGGACCAGCACCATGCGTACATGAGCGAGAACATGACCACCTACGACTCGGCGACCCGCGATGCCTTGCAGGCGCTGGGCGGGGCAGGGCAGAAGGCCTACACGCAGCTGGACCAGATCCTCACCAGCCAGGCGTACATGATGTCCACCGTGGATTACTTCACGTTGCTGGGGTGGATGTTCATGGGGTTGATGCTATTGGTGTGGTTGGCCAAGCCGCCGTTTACGGCGAAGGCGGGGCCGGCGGCTTCCGGCCACTGA
- a CDS encoding peptidylprolyl isomerase produces the protein MTQVKLTTNHGDIVIELNAEKAPITVANFIEYVNAGHYENTVFHRVIGNFMIQGGGFEPGMKEKKDKRPSIQNEADNGLSNDKYTVAMARTMEPHSASAQFFINVADNAFLNHSGKNVQGWGYAVFGKVTEGQDVVDKIKGVQTTGKAGHQDVPVEDVIVEKAEIVG, from the coding sequence ATGACTCAAGTCAAACTGACCACCAACCACGGTGACATCGTCATCGAGCTGAACGCCGAGAAAGCGCCGATCACCGTCGCCAACTTCATCGAGTACGTGAACGCCGGCCACTACGAAAACACCGTTTTCCACCGTGTCATCGGCAACTTCATGATCCAGGGCGGCGGTTTCGAGCCTGGCATGAAAGAAAAGAAAGACAAGCGCCCAAGCATCCAGAACGAAGCGGACAACGGCCTTTCCAACGACAAGTACACCGTCGCCATGGCCCGTACCATGGAGCCGCATTCGGCCTCCGCGCAGTTCTTCATCAACGTGGCCGACAACGCCTTCCTGAACCACAGCGGCAAGAACGTGCAGGGCTGGGGCTACGCGGTATTCGGTAAAGTCACCGAAGGCCAGGACGTCGTCGACAAGATCAAAGGTGTGCAGACCACCGGTAAAGCCGGTCACCAGGACGTTCCGGTAGAAGACGTGATCGTCGAGAAAGCCGAGATCGTTGGGTGA
- a CDS encoding efflux transporter outer membrane subunit, translating into MNRRALSLVLVAMSMAGCANYSGLDTQGKRLDAGTLQTGKTLSGVTLSSAAWPTADWWKSLGDPQLDGLIQEALHNSPDMQVASARAHQAEAAAYAADAARMPTLDASAGVTRSRLAKDQDPRGQGDAYSTVRNIGASFNYTFDLWGGQRAAWEAALGEARAAQVDQQAARLTLAANVAKAYSDLGQAHIVRDLANDDLKRTRQMLDLSKRRLNSGIDSQYQYQQTESLEASSQSQLIDAEKQLQSAKIALAVLLGKGPDRGSELARPNVLKPSAVAVPSVLPAELLGRRPDLIAARWRVESAGRNIDASKTRFYPNLNLSASAGAESLLGDAMFGSASRFFNIAPTISLPIFDGGRLRADLDARDADYDLAVAQYNKTLVQALGDIGNTLSQLRDTGRQIQAQQHAADIAQQSYDTGLQRYSSGIGNYLDVLSIEQQLLQAQRQLATLNAAQIDLSIQLMQALGGGYSADNVAATTPATRTE; encoded by the coding sequence ATGAACAGACGCGCACTTAGCCTGGTGCTGGTGGCCATGAGCATGGCCGGTTGCGCCAACTACAGCGGCCTCGACACCCAAGGCAAACGCCTCGACGCCGGCACATTGCAAACCGGTAAAACCTTGAGCGGCGTGACCCTGTCGAGCGCTGCCTGGCCGACCGCCGACTGGTGGAAAAGCCTCGGCGACCCGCAACTCGATGGCCTGATCCAGGAAGCCCTGCACAACAGCCCCGACATGCAAGTGGCCAGCGCCCGTGCCCACCAGGCCGAAGCCGCCGCCTACGCCGCCGACGCAGCGCGCATGCCGACCCTGGATGCCAGCGCCGGTGTGACCCGCTCACGCCTGGCGAAAGACCAGGACCCACGCGGGCAGGGTGATGCCTACTCGACCGTGCGCAATATCGGCGCCAGCTTCAACTACACCTTCGACCTCTGGGGCGGCCAGCGTGCGGCCTGGGAAGCCGCATTGGGTGAAGCGCGTGCCGCCCAGGTCGACCAGCAGGCCGCGCGCCTGACCCTGGCCGCCAACGTGGCCAAGGCCTACAGCGACCTGGGCCAGGCCCATATCGTGCGTGACCTGGCCAACGATGACCTCAAGCGTACCCGGCAGATGCTCGACCTGAGCAAACGCCGGCTGAATTCGGGTATCGACAGCCAGTACCAGTACCAGCAGACCGAAAGCCTGGAAGCCAGCTCCCAGTCGCAACTGATCGACGCGGAAAAACAACTGCAAAGTGCCAAGATCGCCCTGGCCGTATTGCTCGGCAAAGGCCCGGACCGTGGCAGTGAACTGGCCCGGCCCAACGTACTGAAACCCAGCGCTGTCGCCGTGCCCTCGGTGCTGCCGGCCGAGCTGCTGGGCCGGCGCCCGGACCTGATCGCCGCACGCTGGCGGGTCGAATCGGCGGGCCGCAACATCGACGCCAGCAAGACGCGCTTCTACCCCAACCTCAACCTGAGCGCGAGCGCTGGCGCCGAGTCGTTGCTGGGGGATGCGATGTTTGGCTCGGCCAGCCGCTTCTTCAACATTGCGCCGACGATATCGCTGCCGATCTTCGACGGCGGCCGCCTGCGTGCCGACCTCGACGCCCGCGACGCCGACTACGACCTGGCCGTGGCGCAATACAACAAAACCCTGGTGCAAGCCCTGGGCGATATCGGCAACACCCTTTCGCAACTGCGCGACACCGGCCGGCAGATCCAGGCCCAGCAACATGCCGCGGACATTGCGCAGCAGTCCTACGACACCGGGTTACAGCGCTACAGCTCCGGGATCGGTAACTACCTGGATGTGCTCAGCATCGAGCAGCAATTGCTGCAGGCCCAGCGTCAGCTGGCAACCCTGAATGCTGCGCAGATCGATCTGTCGATTCAACTGATGCAGGCCCTGGGCGGCGGCTACAGCGCCGACAACGTGGCAGCGACCACCCCCGCCACACGCACGGAATAA
- a CDS encoding MarR family winged helix-turn-helix transcriptional regulator, with the protein MPHFTPDSFRNCHLGLLLGRAALLKDRIIDTHMEPHGVTAAQFKVLIIIAQFDVDTPAELCRNLSLDSGSMTRMLDRLEQKGLLARQRSEQDRRQVRLVLTEDGQRLADMLPHIGAQSMNELAGALEPGELQTLERILKKILVAAGDAIVIQRVGKE; encoded by the coding sequence ATGCCCCACTTCACCCCTGACAGCTTTCGCAACTGCCACCTCGGCCTGCTCCTGGGCCGGGCGGCGCTGCTCAAGGACCGCATTATCGACACCCATATGGAGCCGCACGGCGTGACCGCTGCGCAGTTCAAGGTGTTGATCATCATCGCCCAGTTCGACGTGGATACTCCGGCGGAGCTGTGCCGCAACCTGTCCCTGGACAGCGGTTCCATGACCCGCATGCTCGACCGCCTGGAGCAAAAGGGATTGCTGGCACGCCAGCGTTCCGAGCAGGACCGGCGCCAGGTGCGCCTGGTGCTCACCGAAGACGGCCAGCGCCTGGCGGACATGCTGCCGCACATCGGCGCCCAGTCGATGAACGAACTGGCCGGCGCCCTGGAGCCCGGCGAGTTGCAGACGCTGGAGCGGATCCTCAAGAAAATTCTGGTAGCTGCCGGTGACGCCATCGTCATCCAGCGGGTAGGTAAAGAATGA
- a CDS encoding HlyD family secretion protein, with amino-acid sequence MATAENTNATEQPKDNNPRKRKVMLIGLALIVILAVVGVWGWYELYGRFSESTDDAYVNGNVVEITPLVTGTVVSIGADDGDLVHEGQVLINFDPNDAAVGLQSAQANLARTVRQVRGLYSNVDGMKAQVNAQKADVQTAQDNFNRRKTLAQGGAISQEELSHARDSLTAAKNALTNLEQQLKTTNALVDDTVISSHPDVQAAAAQLRQAYLANARSTLIAPVTGYVAKRTVQLGQRVQPGTALMAVIPLNQLWIDANFKETQLRDMRIGQPVDIESDIYGSDVKFSGTIDSLGAGTGSAFALLPAQNATGNWIKIVQRVPVRIHINAEELAKHPLRVGLSTLVKVDLHDQSGPVLAQQAPQKASFSTNVYDRQLAEADAMITQLIHDNSLAAPKAVQR; translated from the coding sequence ATGGCCACTGCCGAAAACACCAACGCAACCGAACAACCCAAAGACAACAACCCACGCAAACGCAAAGTGATGCTGATCGGCCTGGCGCTGATCGTCATCCTCGCCGTGGTCGGCGTGTGGGGCTGGTACGAGCTCTACGGCCGCTTCAGCGAAAGCACCGACGACGCCTACGTGAACGGCAACGTGGTGGAAATCACTCCGCTGGTCACCGGCACCGTGGTCAGCATCGGCGCCGACGATGGCGACCTGGTCCACGAAGGTCAGGTGCTGATCAACTTCGACCCGAACGACGCCGCCGTCGGCCTGCAAAGCGCCCAGGCCAACCTGGCCCGCACCGTGCGCCAGGTGCGTGGCTTATACAGCAACGTCGACGGCATGAAGGCCCAGGTCAATGCGCAGAAAGCCGACGTGCAGACTGCCCAGGACAACTTCAACCGGCGTAAGACTCTGGCCCAGGGCGGGGCGATTTCCCAGGAAGAACTGTCCCACGCCCGTGACAGCCTGACCGCCGCGAAAAACGCCCTGACCAACCTTGAGCAACAACTCAAAACCACCAACGCGCTGGTGGATGACACAGTGATCAGCTCCCACCCGGATGTGCAGGCCGCCGCCGCGCAATTGCGCCAGGCCTACCTGGCCAATGCGCGTAGCACCTTGATCGCACCGGTCACCGGCTATGTGGCCAAGCGCACCGTGCAATTGGGCCAGCGCGTACAACCGGGTACCGCCTTGATGGCGGTGATCCCGCTGAACCAGCTGTGGATCGACGCCAACTTCAAGGAAACCCAACTGCGTGACATGCGCATTGGCCAGCCGGTGGACATCGAGTCGGACATCTACGGCAGTGACGTTAAATTCAGCGGCACCATCGACAGCCTCGGCGCCGGCACCGGTAGCGCATTTGCCCTGCTGCCAGCGCAGAACGCCACGGGTAACTGGATCAAGATCGTGCAACGGGTGCCGGTGCGTATCCACATCAATGCCGAAGAACTGGCCAAGCACCCGCTGCGTGTGGGCCTGAGCACCCTGGTCAAGGTCGACCTGCACGACCAGAGCGGCCCGGTCCTGGCGCAGCAGGCACCGCAGAAGGCCTCGTTCAGCACCAACGTGTATGACCGCCAACTCGCTGAAGCTGACGCCATGATCACCCAGTTGATCCATGACAACAGCCTCGCCGCGCCCAAGGCTGTGCAACGCTGA
- the lpxH gene encoding UDP-2,3-diacylglucosamine diphosphatase has product MILLISDLHLEEERPDITRAFLDLLHGRARGAQALYILGDFFEAWIGDDGMTPFQRSICSALRELSDSGTPIFIMHGNRDFLIGKAFCKAAGASLLKDPSVVQLHGEPVLLMHGDSLCTRDVGYMKLRRILRNPIVLFILRHLPLGTRHKLARKLRSESRAQTRMKANDIVDVTPEEVPRVMQQFGVRTLVHGHTHRPAIHKLQIGDQAAKRIVLGDWDKQGWALQVDEQGFQLAAFDFVNPQLALPGT; this is encoded by the coding sequence GTGATATTGCTGATTTCAGATTTGCATCTGGAAGAGGAGCGCCCGGACATTACCCGGGCGTTTCTGGATCTGCTCCACGGCCGCGCCCGTGGCGCCCAGGCGTTGTACATTCTGGGGGACTTCTTCGAAGCCTGGATTGGCGACGATGGGATGACACCGTTCCAGCGCTCCATTTGCTCAGCCCTGCGCGAACTGAGCGACAGCGGCACCCCGATTTTCATCATGCACGGCAATCGCGATTTCCTGATCGGCAAGGCGTTCTGCAAAGCGGCAGGTGCCAGCTTGCTCAAGGACCCGAGTGTCGTGCAGCTGCATGGCGAGCCCGTGCTGTTGATGCACGGCGACAGCCTCTGTACCCGCGACGTCGGCTATATGAAGCTGCGACGCATCCTGCGTAACCCGATCGTGCTGTTTATCCTGCGCCACCTGCCCTTGGGCACACGCCACAAGCTGGCGCGCAAGCTGCGCAGTGAAAGCCGTGCGCAGACGCGCATGAAGGCCAACGACATCGTCGATGTAACGCCCGAGGAAGTGCCACGGGTGATGCAGCAGTTCGGCGTGCGCACCCTGGTCCACGGCCACACCCACCGCCCCGCCATTCACAAGTTGCAGATTGGCGACCAGGCGGCCAAGCGCATTGTGCTGGGGGATTGGGACAAGCAGGGCTGGGCGTTGCAGGTGGATGAGCAAGGGTTTCAGTTGGCGGCGTTTGATTTTGTGAACCCGCAACTGGCACTGCCCGGCACATAA